A region from the Schistocerca serialis cubense isolate TAMUIC-IGC-003099 chromosome 1, iqSchSeri2.2, whole genome shotgun sequence genome encodes:
- the LOC126481683 gene encoding ADP,ATP carrier protein-like: MSLADPISFLKDFAAGGVAAAISKTTVAPIERVKLLLQVQHASKQITADKQYKGMVDCFIRIPKEQGFLSYWRGNLANVIRYFPTQALNFAFKDKYKQIFLGGVDKKTQFWRYFLGNLASGGAAGATSLCFVYPLDFARTRLAADIGKAGAEREFTGLGNCIAKTFKSDGLVGLYRGFGVSVQGIIIYRAAYFGCFDTAKGMLPDPKNTPFIISFLIAQAVTTFAGIMSYPFDTVRRRMMMQSGRAKADMMYKNTVDCWGKIYRTEGGGAFFKGAFSNILRGTGGALVLVLYDEIKALL; the protein is encoded by the exons ATGTCACTCGCAGACCCTATTTCATTTTTGAAAGATTTTGCGGCAGGTGGTGTGGCTGCGGCAATTTCTAAAACTACTGTAGCTCCTATTGAAAGAGTTAAGCTTCTTTTACAAGTGCAACATGCATCCAAACAAATTACAGCGGATAAACAGTACAAAG GCATGGTTGACTGTTTCATCCGTATTCCCAAGGAACAAGGATTCCTCAGCTACTGGAGAGGAAATCTAGCCAATGTTATTAGATATTTTCCCACTCAAGCCTTGAACTTTGCATTTAAGGACAAATATAAGCAAATTTTCCTTGGAGGTGTTGATAAGAAGACACAGTTTTGGAGGTACTTTCTCGGGAATCTCGCATCAGGTGGAGCAGCCGGTGCGACGTCTCTGTGCTTTGTCTACCCACTGGATTTCGCTCGAACAAG GTTGGCAGCCGACATTGGTAAGGCTGGTGCGGAAAGAGAATTTACTGGATTGGGAAACTGTATAGCGAAAACCTTTAAGTCCGACGGCCTCGTGGGTCTGTATAGAGGCTTCGGTGTTTCCGTGCAAGGAATCATTATCTACCGAGCAGCGTACTTCGGTTGCTTCGATACAGCCAAAGGAATGTTGCCAGACCCGAAGAACACTCCTTTcatcatttccttcttaatcgCTCAG GCTGTAACCACATTTGCGGGTATTATGTCATATCCATTTGACACTGTTCGTCGACGTATGATGATGCAGTCTGGACGTGCAAAGGCTGACATGATGTACAAGAACACTGTGGACTGTTGGGGCAAGATCTACAGAACTGAGGGTGGTGGTGCTTTCTTCAAGGGTGCCTTTTCAAATATTCTCAGAGGCACTGGTGGTGCTCTCGTCCTTGTGCTTTATGATGAAATCAAGGCACTCCTTTAA